In Wyeomyia smithii strain HCP4-BCI-WySm-NY-G18 unplaced genomic scaffold, ASM2978416v1 HiC_scaffold_30, whole genome shotgun sequence, one genomic interval encodes:
- the LOC129733755 gene encoding peptidyl-prolyl cis-trans isomerase, rhodopsin-specific isozyme, with protein sequence MSWITCWIILTLTAATRSALFKVTSQVFMDISIDGKVHGRMVIGLFGEEAPKTVENFREICINGIEGISYKGSRIHRVIPKFMIQGGDIVSGDGHGSISIYGSYFDDENLNINHTSSGFVAMANRGPNTNGCQFYITTMPAPWLNGKHTIFGKVLDGQGVVHKVEQQRTDTDDYPIPTIIIENCGDEPIAETFIISDDPYDLWAWIKAGYFPLGMSFSILAFFQYVIRKLDVYT encoded by the exons ATGTCTTGGATCACGTGCTGGATTATACTGACTCTAACGGCAGCT ACCCGGTCCGCCTTATTTAAAGTGACGTCGCAGGTCTTCATGGACATTTCGATTGACGGTAAGGTGCACGGCCGTATGGTGATTGGGCTCTTCGGCGAAGAGGCACCGAAAACAGTGGAGAATTTTCGAGAAATTTGTATCAACGGTATCGAAGGGATTTCTTACAAAGGGAGCCGAATTCATCGTGTCATTCCGAAGTTTATGATTCAAG GTGGAGACATCGTATCGGGTGATGGACACGGCTCAATCAGTATTTACGGCTCTTACTTCGACGACGAAAATCTCAACATTAATCATACCAGCTCGGGATTTGTTGCAATGGCCAACCGCGGTCCGAATACCAACGGTTGCCAATTCTACATCACAACCATGCCAGCGCCGTGGCTCAATGGAAAACATACCATTTTTGGGAAGGTTCTCGATGGGCAAGGCGTTGTACATAAGGTCGAACAACAGAGGACGGATACAGATGACTATCCAATACCAACGATCATCATTGAAAACTGCGGCGATGAGCCGATTGCTGAAACATTCATCATCTCTGATGACCCATACGA tTTGTGGGCCTGGATTAAGGCAGGTTACTTTCCACTGGGGATGAGTTTCtccatattggcatttttccaaTACGTGATTAGAAAGCTTGATGTGTATACTTAG